In Cryptomeria japonica chromosome 10, Sugi_1.0, whole genome shotgun sequence, a genomic segment contains:
- the LOC131052412 gene encoding transcription factor PIF3 isoform X3: MPLFCKTWDAALKSGDSIQGLLPSESGAFGYSRASNVAMEAATSSSGGSMNSASKGAELGVKRSLKNLEDAECHSEKAQEDSGDNSKQPFTCSSKRSRAAEVHNLSEKRRRHRINEKMKALQNLIPNSNKTDKASMLDEAIDYLKKLQLQVQILSARSGIDISSMCMLSEMQQLQIPQIPKTYMNTGSAGVSLGLDRTIGLANMTQGPARSPLLSSPDTHPESLHNMAMPNLSSAGFDVHTCMQDSSKMNQLTNSVLPQVPSSSQEIHSAFFLQHH; the protein is encoded by the exons ATGCCTCTCTTCTGCAAAACTT GGGATGCTGCTTTGAAGAGTGGGGATTCGATCCAGGGTCTCTTGCCTTCTGAAAGTGGGGCTTTTGGATACAGCAGGGCGAGCAATGTGGCAATGGAGGCTGCAACTTCATCATCGGGAGGTTCGATGAACAGTGCGAGTAAGGGAGCAGAATTGGGCGTCAAGAGATCTTTAAAGAATTTGGAGGATGCTGAGTGCCACTCTGAG AAGGCCCAAGAGGATTCTGGTGATAATTCCAAACAGCCTTTTACATGTTCTTCCAAAAGAAGCAGGGCAGCTGAAGTTCATAATTTGTCAGAAAAG AGACGGAGGCACAGAATCAATGAAAAGATGAAAGCCTTACAGAACCTCATTCCCAACTCTAATAAG ACTGATAAGGCGTCCATGCTGGATGAAGCGATTGACTATCTTAAGAAGCTTCAGTTGCAAGTGCAG ATTCTTTCTGCAAGAAGTGGAATTGACATTTCATCTATGTGCATGCTATCGGAGATGCAACAATTGCAGATTCCTCAAATACCCAAAACATATATGAATACAGGATCTGCAGGAGTTTCCCTGGGCTTGGACAGGACAATAGGGCTTGCAAACATGACCCAAGGTCCTGCAAGGAGTCCATTGTTATCCTCTCCTGATACACACCCTGAAAGCCTTCATAATATGGCTATGCCTAACTTGTCTTCAGCCGGGTTTGATGTTCACACTTGCATGCAAGACTCCAGCAAAATGAATCAATTAACAAATTCTGTTTTGCCACAAGTGCCAAGTTCTTCTCAG GAAATCCATTCTGCATTTTTCTTGCAACACCACTAA
- the LOC131052412 gene encoding transcription factor PIF3 isoform X2 translates to MAEKESDRFPWDDGAFDNKYYCYSDLLGDAALKSGDSIQGLLPSESGAFGYSRASNVAMEAATSSSGGSMNSASKGAELGVKRSLKNLEDAECHSEAQEDSGDNSKQPFTCSSKRSRAAEVHNLSEKRRRHRINEKMKALQNLIPNSNKTDKASMLDEAIDYLKKLQLQVQILSARSGIDISSMCMLSEMQQLQIPQIPKTYMNTGSAGVSLGLDRTIGLANMTQGPARSPLLSSPDTHPESLHNMAMPNLSSAGFDVHTCMQDSSKMNQLTNSVLPQVPSSSQEIHSAFFLQHH, encoded by the exons ATGGCTGAGAAGGAATCAGATAGGTTTCCCTGGGATGACGGTGCTTTTGATAATAAGTACTACTGTTACTCTGATCTATTAGGGGATGCTGCTTTGAAGAGTGGGGATTCGATCCAGGGTCTCTTGCCTTCTGAAAGTGGGGCTTTTGGATACAGCAGGGCGAGCAATGTGGCAATGGAGGCTGCAACTTCATCATCGGGAGGTTCGATGAACAGTGCGAGTAAGGGAGCAGAATTGGGCGTCAAGAGATCTTTAAAGAATTTGGAGGATGCTGAGTGCCACTCTGAG GCCCAAGAGGATTCTGGTGATAATTCCAAACAGCCTTTTACATGTTCTTCCAAAAGAAGCAGGGCAGCTGAAGTTCATAATTTGTCAGAAAAG AGACGGAGGCACAGAATCAATGAAAAGATGAAAGCCTTACAGAACCTCATTCCCAACTCTAATAAG ACTGATAAGGCGTCCATGCTGGATGAAGCGATTGACTATCTTAAGAAGCTTCAGTTGCAAGTGCAG ATTCTTTCTGCAAGAAGTGGAATTGACATTTCATCTATGTGCATGCTATCGGAGATGCAACAATTGCAGATTCCTCAAATACCCAAAACATATATGAATACAGGATCTGCAGGAGTTTCCCTGGGCTTGGACAGGACAATAGGGCTTGCAAACATGACCCAAGGTCCTGCAAGGAGTCCATTGTTATCCTCTCCTGATACACACCCTGAAAGCCTTCATAATATGGCTATGCCTAACTTGTCTTCAGCCGGGTTTGATGTTCACACTTGCATGCAAGACTCCAGCAAAATGAATCAATTAACAAATTCTGTTTTGCCACAAGTGCCAAGTTCTTCTCAG GAAATCCATTCTGCATTTTTCTTGCAACACCACTAA
- the LOC131052412 gene encoding transcription factor PIF3 isoform X1, translated as MAEKESDRFPWDDGAFDNKYYCYSDLLGDAALKSGDSIQGLLPSESGAFGYSRASNVAMEAATSSSGGSMNSASKGAELGVKRSLKNLEDAECHSEKAQEDSGDNSKQPFTCSSKRSRAAEVHNLSEKRRRHRINEKMKALQNLIPNSNKTDKASMLDEAIDYLKKLQLQVQILSARSGIDISSMCMLSEMQQLQIPQIPKTYMNTGSAGVSLGLDRTIGLANMTQGPARSPLLSSPDTHPESLHNMAMPNLSSAGFDVHTCMQDSSKMNQLTNSVLPQVPSSSQEIHSAFFLQHH; from the exons ATGGCTGAGAAGGAATCAGATAGGTTTCCCTGGGATGACGGTGCTTTTGATAATAAGTACTACTGTTACTCTGATCTATTAGGGGATGCTGCTTTGAAGAGTGGGGATTCGATCCAGGGTCTCTTGCCTTCTGAAAGTGGGGCTTTTGGATACAGCAGGGCGAGCAATGTGGCAATGGAGGCTGCAACTTCATCATCGGGAGGTTCGATGAACAGTGCGAGTAAGGGAGCAGAATTGGGCGTCAAGAGATCTTTAAAGAATTTGGAGGATGCTGAGTGCCACTCTGAG AAGGCCCAAGAGGATTCTGGTGATAATTCCAAACAGCCTTTTACATGTTCTTCCAAAAGAAGCAGGGCAGCTGAAGTTCATAATTTGTCAGAAAAG AGACGGAGGCACAGAATCAATGAAAAGATGAAAGCCTTACAGAACCTCATTCCCAACTCTAATAAG ACTGATAAGGCGTCCATGCTGGATGAAGCGATTGACTATCTTAAGAAGCTTCAGTTGCAAGTGCAG ATTCTTTCTGCAAGAAGTGGAATTGACATTTCATCTATGTGCATGCTATCGGAGATGCAACAATTGCAGATTCCTCAAATACCCAAAACATATATGAATACAGGATCTGCAGGAGTTTCCCTGGGCTTGGACAGGACAATAGGGCTTGCAAACATGACCCAAGGTCCTGCAAGGAGTCCATTGTTATCCTCTCCTGATACACACCCTGAAAGCCTTCATAATATGGCTATGCCTAACTTGTCTTCAGCCGGGTTTGATGTTCACACTTGCATGCAAGACTCCAGCAAAATGAATCAATTAACAAATTCTGTTTTGCCACAAGTGCCAAGTTCTTCTCAG GAAATCCATTCTGCATTTTTCTTGCAACACCACTAA